The Procambarus clarkii isolate CNS0578487 chromosome 76, FALCON_Pclarkii_2.0, whole genome shotgun sequence genome includes a window with the following:
- the LOC138357126 gene encoding zinc finger protein 271-like, which produces MANNTHTRIHKGEKPYHCSVCQKNFTRKSNLITHMRIHTGEKPHHCSVCQKDFPHKLSLITHMRIHTGRNPYHCSVCQKNFTQKSSLITHMRIHTGEKPYHCSECQKDFPQKSSLITHMRIHTGENAYHCSECQKDFPQKSYLRRHMRIHTGEKPYHCSECQKDFSQKSSLITHMRIHTGENAYHCSECQKDFPQKSYLRRHMRIHTGEKPYHCSECQKDFSLKSNLITHMRIHTGEKPYHCSECQKDFSLKSNLITHMRIHTGEKPYHCSECQKDFSLKSNLITHMRIHTGENAYHCSVCQKDFSQKSYKRKHMRIHTGEKPYHCSECQKDFKQKSNLIKHIRIHTA; this is translated from the coding sequence atggctaataacacacacacaaggattcataaaggagagaaaccatatcactgttcagtgtgtcaaaaaaacttTACACGgaaatcaaatctaataacacacatgaggattcatacaggagagaaaccacatcactgttcagtatgtcaaaaagactttccacacaaattatctctaataacacacatgaggattcatacaggaaggaacccatatcactgttcagtatgtcaaaaaaactttacacaaaaatcatctctaataacacacatgaggattcatacaggagagaagccatatcactgttcagaatgtcaaaaagactttccacaaaaatcatctctaataacacacatgagaattcatacaggagagaatgcatatcactgttcagaatgtcaaaaagactttccaCAAAAATCATATCTAAGaagacacatgaggattcatacaggagagaaaccatatcactgttcagaatgtcaaaaagacttttcacaaaaatcatctctaataacacacatgagaattcatacaggagagaatgcatatcactgttcagagtgtcaaaaagactttccACAAAAATCATATCTAAGaagacacatgaggattcatacaggagagaaaccatatcactgttcagagtgtcaaaaagacttttcacttaaatcaaatctaataacacacatgaggattcatacaggagagaaaccatatcactgttcagaatgtcaaaaagacttttcacttaaatcaaatctaataacacacatgaggattcatacaggagagaaaccatatcactgttcagaatgtcaaaaagacttttcacttaaatcaaatctaataacacacatgaggattcatacaggagagaatgcatatcactgttcagtgtgtcaaaaagacttttcacaaaaatcatataaaagaaaacacatgaggattcatacaggagagaaaccatatcactgttcagagtgtcaaaaagactttaaaCAAAAATCAAATCTAATAAAGCACATTAGGATTCATACAGCATAA